The nucleotide sequence ATAGTGGTAATGGAAAAATACCCAAAGATCCATTTGCCAATAATTCTCCGTTAGAACATGTTTTACATGGATCAACTGATGGGTATAATGATCAATATATTTCATTAACTAAAGAAAAAGCCTTTGCGGAACGGTGGGCTCGAAAGTCTGGAACCGAAGTTGTAAAAATAGATTTGGATCAAGTACCTAACAGTAAATTAGATTTAACAACTTCTGCTGGAAGAGTAACTCATCTTGGAAATGCAGGATTAGGTGACCCAGACATTGTCAAAGCAAATAAATTTGCTAAAAACGCAGCAGAGTTACTAGTTGAAGGAAATATTCCTCAAGCAGCCATTGTTGACAGGTATAAACCAAAATGTCATTAAATATGATTACTTTAAAAGAAAAAGCTAAACTCTTTGAGGAGTATTATAATTCAGATAATGATTTTTTAAGTTATTTGAGATTGAACTATGAGTGGGATCAGTCCAAGTTTGACGTATTAGTAAAACTAATTAAAAGTGTTTTAGATGAATATTCCGAAGAGCCTGTTTTTCCAAAAACTTTGTTGCATTTTTTTTATTTAGATTTAAAATTAATTGAAGGAATAATTTCAAACCCTTTGTTTTATAAAAGTCCACCAGCAAATTTTTCCTCTGAGCAATATAGTAGTTATTTAATAAATCAACTTGAAACTTTAAAAAATCTACAAAGGATTTTTTTGGGAAAAAGGAGCTAAATATAGATACACCATAATATTGCTAAAAAGTAATTTATTATGTTATAAAAATACTAGATTTAATAATAGGGACTATTTCTAAAAGTTTACTAGTAAATAACTGTACAAATCTTTAGTAAAGATGAAATTTAAAACTAAAAGAGAAATTTCTTAAATGGATACTTCTGCCCAATATGAATTTTTTTATGGGTATTATCATCCTTTGTCGCAATGGTATATATCAGATTCAATGTCGTTTAGTTAGTGATAATGGTCACAGTTTTTTATAGTTCATCGAGTGTGGTTTTTTTATTTTTTTAGGTCGATCTACTTTTCTGTCTGGCCTTACAACTTCTTTGGTTCTGGAGACAATATCATCAAATGCTTTAACGGCTTTTCGGTATTTTCTTTTAAGGAAAATTGGGATAAGCATGTCCATTAAGTTTGCTAAAGCATTTGTCTTATTAGGTTTTTGTTGGTATTTTCGCTTCTTTTTTCCTTTCTCTTCTTTCTGTTCCTCTTCCTTTTGTTCCTGTTCCTTTTGCTCCTCCTCATATTCAGCCAGGACTTTAGCTTCAATAGGATGGCAATATGCTGCACATAGTGTTAAAAGGAAAACTTTGGCATGAAAATCCTGACGTACAGCCTTTGCCGTTTTTCCAGAAAAAGATTCCAGATCAAGACGACTTTTCAGTAATTTATAGCACTCTTCCTCATTCCACCGATAATGATAAAGCCGCTTAAACTCCTCAATATCGTATTTTTTTAAATCTGTCAGGGAAGTACAAAGTATTTCTGTCTCACCTGTTTCAAGCTTTACTTTTATAAGCCTGCAGTCTATTTCTTGACTGATAATTTCCGGGTATTCACTCAGTTTACCATGGTCTTTTTTAGGGAGCCGAAACTTCACTATGCGTTCCTGTTCAGGGCTGGCCATCAGACTTTCAACTTCTTTCCACCATTCATTCTCAAGCCTTATGCAAAACTCTACCCCCTTGGCTTTAAGCAGAAAAAACAACCAAAAACAAGGATATCCCCTGTCCAGAAGGAGCAAATCGCCCTTTTCAACTTTTTTAAGGTGCTGTACAAGCAAATCTCTTTCGCTTGAAGCATAAGGTGCTATTTCTGCATCGAGAGTTATGTGATTAAGTACATCATAAAGCATAGAACCCATTGCCATAGAGCGAGGAGTGCTTGCTTTAGGCCCAAACATATATTCCCCAAATTCTTCTTTTACTGTGGGATGATTTGGAAGTTGAAGACGGGTGCCATCAACAGCAAGAGTACGCATGCCATGCCATGTGTAATAGGAGGCCTTTTTGTAGAAAAAATCCACACTTATTTCGTTCAACCTAACAAATGCCCATGGATTTAGCTTGGATCTGGACTGAGAAAGGGCGCTTTTAGTAACCTCGCGAATATTAAAATCGCTATTGGACATTGCTTTGTAAAATCTGTCAAGATCACGTTGCAATGCTGACTTAAAAGACATGATAAAAACAATTAACTTCCTGATATCCAGCTTTCTTTGTCTAGAGAATACCCTTTCACAGCCGTCTTTAACACGGCTAATGAACTCTTTACAGTTAATCTCATGGCTGATATGTTTGGTTAGTTCTTCTCTATAGTCAGAGTTTTTATTAGTCCCTATATACCCTCACAATTTACAAAAAAATATCTTACCAATACAACAAGAAAAGCTTAACTAAACGACATTGATATCAGATTTTACAATTGAGGGAAATATATTTAATTGTTGTGAACAGTGGATGATGTACAACAAAGCTTTTTTATTTGGCGACAAAGATAAGGCAAAGCAGATTTTGGAAGAAAAAAGACCAAATGTTCAACGAAAGCTTGGGAGACAAGTTCGTTTTTTTAAAGAAGAAAAGTGGCTGCAATATCGATATAGGATTGTTTTTCAAGGAAATTATGCTAAGTTCACACAAAATGATAAACTTAAAGTGTATTTATTAAATACCGGAAATAAAAAACTAGCCGAATCTAGCCCGACAGATTTAATATGGGGAATAGGGTTACCTGAAGATAGTCCTTATAAATTTGATGAATCTAAATGGAGGGGAGAAAACTTGCTTGGAGAAGTTTTAATGAAAGTAAGAGAATGTATAAGAACAGGATATCAACCCTTTAAATAAGAATGCACAGTATCCTGCACGACACCAGGCAAAACCATATTTACCTTATAAATATTCTAAATATTAGATTATCAAACAATTACATTTTAATGATCTGCTGGTTATATATTTCTCTTATTGACAGTTTCTTAAATGGCTTTTGGGTTGCCGGGTTTTAACAAATCCCGCAACCGATCCGGTTTATTTTCACCCTTTCCTTGCCAGCTTCGGCGACCTGAACCGAGAACTGATGTATATCGGGCGCTTTTCCGCTCATTACTTCCAGAGAGATAAGTACGACAAACTGGGGCTGAGACAGCACATTGGCAGCAGCCTCGGTGCGGACATACAGCTGGGACGCAACGAGTCAGGTTTTGTCACCAGTATGCAGGCCGGCCAGCAGGGCATGAAACTCCCCTGGCAGGCAGAGATCACCTACAACAGCCTTGGACAGGAACTGGACAGGGTACTCGGCATCGGCAACGTAAAGGACCAATTCGCCTACGACCTGTCGGGACGCCCGAGGGAACAGAAGACCTGGAACGGCACCGGTGCCCGTCGCCTGCACCGCCACAAGCAATATTACTGGCACCCCAACGACCGCCTGCAGCGCATCCACGACGTGCTGACAGACACTGCCACTAGGTTCCGGCACGACAGCTTCGGCAACCTGATCGAAAGCCTGACCGTTCAGGAATATCGTATACAGGGAAAGGAAAACTATTTTAGAGAGGGCGGAGCGTTAAAAAATGATTTGGTAAATCATTTTAGCGACGAGCCAGCTTGCAGGGCTGCAACATCTTCCGTGAAGAAGAAAAGAAAGACCGGAAATACGGCGCGGGCGGAAAACTGCTGGAAAATAAGGGAGATAAGTATACTTATGATGAAGAAGGCAATTTAATAAAGAAGTCCACCAAAGACGGCAACTGGCATTATGAGTGGAACGGCAACGGCAGCCTGAAACAAGTGACCCGCCTCGATAACAAAACCGTCAGTTTCGAGTATGATGCTTTAGGGCGCAGGACCGCCAAGTTATTTGACGGAAAGATTACAAGATGGGTCTGGGACGGGAATACGCCAATTCACGAATGGCATTACAAAACAGAAGACCGTCCAATAGACGTGGTGGACGAGTTCGGGTTTATTTCTAAGGACAGAGAAGAGCCTGTAGAAAACCTCATTACCTGGGTTTCGATGGGGCGGAGCGTTAAAAAATGATTTGGTAAATCATTTTAGCGACGAGCCAGCCTGTAGTGGGAGCACTCAAGCCAGCGGCAAAAATTGTAGACGGAGAGTATTATTCCATCATCAATGATTATCTTGGCACCCCGAAGGAAGCCTATGACAAATACAGCGACTGCGTCTGGAAGTGCGAGCATGAAGCATACGGGAAGGTGAAAAGTTGCGAAGGGGAGGTGGATTTTACACCTTTCAGATTTCAGGGGGGGGCGGAGCGTAAAGAAATGATTTGTTGAAATGAGTAAAGAAAGAGGTCTTGAGCAATATTATTCAGGAGATAAAGTATGGGACAATTGGGTACAGAAGGCTAAGGAGGATTATTGGAAAAATACAGATTATCAAAAAGAGCTACTATCTCTACTGGATAAAAGTTTTGACCTAGCAGTTGTAATTTATGCAAAACATGGTAAAGGAAGTATTTGCTGGCTTAGCAAGGAAGTTCCTGCGTTGGAAAACCTAACTCCAATTGAATGCCTGAAAACAAAGGAACTAATGCTCAGGTTAAGAGAATGCTTATTAAGAATGCCCTGATTTTCATCTACGGTGGCCAGACAAAGCCATATTTAGTCGTTCAATTGCTCAAGGGAGTAATATAAATAATCTGCTACATTGAGAAAAATCATAACTATAAGCCAAACAATCTTTCTTTCCAACCTCTTATTTTATTGAGAAGGGATAAAAAGTTAGGAGGCGAGGTATGAAGAAGACAGGAAGATGGGCAGGACTTATAATTGGTTTGTTTACGCTGGTATCTTTTATAAAAGGGTGCACTTCTATATACAACACCTATGCAGACCTAGATGCAGAAGCAGACTTTGCAGAATACAAAAGCTTCTCATGGATTCCTCGAGATTCATTCCCGGTTTACGGGACTGAGTATGATAATGAACTGGTAGAAAAAGAAATTAATAACTTGGTAAACCAAGAATTGAGGGCCAGAGGTATGTTTGAAGACAATTATGACCCTGACCTCTACATAGTTTATTATTTTCAAATGGAAGACAAGATCAATACGTTCCAGTTGCCAGTTTATGCTTATGCGCCCACAGCCAGAGACCTAACACCAAATCCGTACACATATACAACCCATATGTATAACAATCCACATAGTAATTTCTGGAACTTCAGGTATAACAACCCATACAATCCACACCAGACACCGTACTTGTACGACTGGAATGTACCCGTAGGAACACCAGAAAAGCCTTATATTATAGGACAGTATATACAAGAAATCCCATTTACAGAAGGGATGCTGATTATAGACATTATAGACAGCAACGACAATAGTCTAGTCTGGAGGGGTTGGAGTACTGGTGCGCTCGACTCTCCTCATATTTACAAACAAAAGCTGCCCGTCATGATCCGGGACATTTTTACAAGATACCCCGTAGATCCAGTAGGTATGAGCCGAAAGTAAAATCGGCCTCTTTAGTTTTTTGCCGCCTCCCTCCCCCTAACACTACCCCTGCTTAAGCGATGATTATATTTTACTGATTTTTTGAATATTAATACCTGCACGAACCCCATTCTATAAAGATTGGTTTTATACAAATAGAGTTTTATCAGATTTTTAGATGAGCATACTAAAGGATTCCTCTTTGGTTATGTTATCTTTGTATTTGGACCAAAAATAATATAATTAGTAAATGGAAGTTAAAGGAACCGTAATTAAGCTCCTTCCCCTTCAGAAAGGTCAAGGAAGAAATGGTGAATGGAAAAAGCAAGAGTTTGTTATAGAAACAGCCTCTCAATACCCCAAAAAGGTATGTATGAATTTATGGGGAGACAAGATTGATCAATTTAATGTTCAAGAAGGAGAGCAAATAACAGCTTCAATAGAAATAGAAAGTAGAGAATACAACGGGCGCTGGTATACCGATGTACGCGCATGGAAAATACAGAAAGACTCAGAAGGTACCCCTCCCCCACCACCCCCGGCAGATGATTTCCCAGGCGAAAATGCATCTTCATTTTCTGGCGGAGACCCAGACGACTTACCTTTTTAACGAAATAGTTTATTTAAACAGGGAATGGATCAAAAAATAGTCAACTTTGTAAAAAAGGTAGTTCCACATGATATCCGGATTTTCTTTAGAAAGTTAAACTGGAAGCGTCACTACATACTGCAAAACCTTTTTCAGGCACAAAAGCCGAAAGTTTATTGCCCCATTGCCAAAAGAGAGTTCAAAGCTTTTGTAAGGCTTCAAAACGAACTTATTACTCCAACCAACGGAGCGCGGGCAAGACAGAGGCTGGTATGGCATTTCATTGAAAACAAATTAGCTATTCTAAATAGAAATGCCAAACTTCTGCATGTAGCACCAGAACACGCATTTTATCAGGTTTTTAAAAATCAAAAAAACCTCACCTATGTAGCTGGTGACAAAATGGTAGACGGATATTCGAATCAAAAAGGTGTGCAAAACATCGACTTGACAAAGCTTTCATTTCCTGACAATGAGTTTGATTTTGTTCTTTGCAACCACGTATTAGAGCATATCCCGGACGATGGGGCGGCCATGTCAGAAATCTATCGGGTTCTTAAAAGTCAAGGCACTGCTATCATAACAGTACCGATAAATGAAAGTTTTGAAAAGACGTATGAGAACCCCTCTATCACCTCACCCAAGGATAGAAAAGAACATTTTGGCCAATGGGATCATGTAAGATGGTATGCACCAGACATTAAAGACCGACTTGAAAAACATGGGTTTACTGTTGAAATGAACAGATACGGTAAGGAGTTTTCGACAGAGGCCTTTGAAAGGTTTGGCTTTTGCAATGATATCATTGTGGTAGCCCATAAAAAACCATAGACAGCCCAGTAAATATTAGAGAGTAGCTTACAGTATTACTCTCTAATATTTATTTATTGTTCCTACGGACGAACCCCTGTATAGTATATACATAGTTGATAAACTCCATATCTATAGGCACAGACTGATGCCAAGCCCCTTCTACCCGATACCCCTCTTTAAAAGCACCATTATGATTGTTATAGACAAGTTCTCCATGCGCCTCTATATGAAGTAAGCGGTCTTCGGTACCGTGCATCCACAACAAAGGCTGCTGCACCTTCTTAATTTCATCAGCATTGTTTATTTCAAGGTTAGTGATATAAGAAGCCGGAAGAGAAAGCTGTACCGCATCTCTCACGAAAGCCTCTGCGGACGCAAAAGGTGCCTCCAAAATTAATTTAGAAGGGGTTAAAACCTGCGGATGCGCTGAAAGTTTTGTAGCAGGCGCTGATCCTAAACTAAAACCATAAATCACCAGCCGGTCGTCGGTTAGGCCTCTTTCCTTCAGCCATTGAAGCACCGCCCGCGTATCAGCATATAAACCTTCCTCCGTAGCTTGCCCCTCAGACTTTCCATACCCTCGGTAGTCAAAAGTTAATACTCCATAACCAGTATTGGCCAGCAACTTAGTTCTTGGCCAGTAATAGTCCATATGCATATGATTTCCATGACAATAAACAATAACCGTATCTGTACTAATAGTTTCCAGATCCCCAACATAGGTGGCATAAATCTTAGCCTCATCCCCATTCAGGTTCGAAGTCATTTGCACCAAATGTATTTTCTCTTCAGGAATATCAAAATAAGACCCTAAAGTAAAGTCCGTTTTCCCTTTGTAATCATCAAATTGATAAAAGTCGGTTTGTTCTGGCTCAAACAATACATCCTCCACTCGCATACATGAACAAACCAAACACATTAAAACACCTACTACCGGAAATACTCCTATCTTCCTCATATGACCTCCTCTACTAAACCTTCAATACATATACTCAGCACAATTCCCAGTCAAACCTGGCCCTGCATACTAAAACCTTCTTGATACCCCAAAATAAAAACCCCAGACCCCGTGAGAGCGAATACTTAAAAAGTCCAGAGCCATACGCTCAACATCTGCCCCAGGCCCCATATATTTCAACTCAAGTGTATAATTCATCCGTGGTGTTGTAAATGTATGCCCCGTATGAAAGCCGGGCACCCAATAGTTGTACCTTTCTTCACCATGTACCGATTGCTCTCTTAGGTCAAACCAGTTAGTTGTTCCCAGATAAAAGAAGTTTCCCGTATCACCATAATCCCAGTAAGCGTTTAAGTCCAACTGAGGGTAAAAGCGAAAATTCCAATCCCATCTGTCAATCATAAAATTCCCAATAGGTGAGATGGTCAAACCAGGAATCATACCTTTTGGCTTCCATAGCCCTTTTACCATTCCAACATCAGCATTGAAAACACCAAATAAAAGTCCCGTAGTATTAACACCACCAAACACCGTCAAATCGTCAGCTATGCCAGCAGCTCCTGAGAAAGACGTCATTGGAATAGGCGCAAAAGTGTAAGGGTGTCCTGGAAGATTTACCAAAGGACCTCCTACAGAAAACGACACTGCTTTCTCCTTTTTTTCCAAAGGCTTCACCATTCGCACGGGTGCACATGAAAAAACAAAAAAACAAGTAGTTATCGATATGTAAGCTAGTGCCCTCACATTTAATGAACCTATTTGTAGAGAAGTTTGTTAAGCCCACCGACTTATTTCGCCAAAAATTGACTTTTGTCTATTTTATTATATAACTTCATTTTTTGAACCAGATTAACAAATAGTAGCGAATGACAAAAGTAGTTGACCTTTCTAAAACAATAGCTTACAGAAAGGAAGACCCTTGGTATATGAGGGTCAAGATCAAACACAAATCCCACAAGAAAGGCTATTGGCTGGTGAGGTTATTTTTAGGCCTTCCGGCAAAATTATTTCCCAAAAACTTTGTTGGCTGGGCAGATGATGCTATAAAGCACTTAGGCGTACATGCTTCCACACATATAGATGCCCCTTGGCACTATGGCCCCGAGGTAAATGGCAAAAGAGCAAAAACTATTGATGAAGTGCCACTTGATTGGTGTTATGGCCCAGGGGTAGTCATTGACGTAAGCCATATCCCTGACAATATACCTGTTACTGTTAAAGATCTTAAAGCTGACCTGGAAAAAACTGGAGCTGAGATAACACCCGGCACTATTGTATTGATCAAAACAGGAAGAGATAAGTACTCCGGAACAAGAGAGTATCCTGAAAAAGGTACCGGAATGAGTCGTGAAGCTACCGAATGGCTAATCGACAAAGGTGTTAAAGTAATGGGAATTGACCAGTGGGGATGGGACCTACCTTTAAAATTTATGGCTGAAAAAGCCAAGAAAAGCCAAAACCCTGAACTCTTCTGGGAAGGGCATTTGGTAGGCCTTGAAAAAGAGTATTGCCACATGGAACAACTCGTAAACCTTTCCGCACTACCTCCTTCTGGTTTTAAGGTAGCTGTGTTTCCCCTTAAAATAAAAGGAGCATCAGCAGCCCCTGCAAGGGTAGTAGCAATTTTTGACTGACCCTTTTCTCACATATTTTTAACCTGAATGATGCGCTAGGATTTGTCATAAAGAGCAAAACAACAATAAACCAGCACTTTTGGGTCGCAAAGCATAAAAGCGCTATGGCTAAGACACAAAGGTGCGCAAAGCGGCTGACTTGAAGTTATTTTGATATATAATAGAAAGCCTTTTTTTCAGGTTTAACTCCTCCAAGAGAGGAGTTTGCTCCCCCTAAACCTATGCTACAAACAATAAATTCAGTCTATCAAATATAACTTTTCAGACTATAAAAATCATTTTCACAAATACTTAACACACCTAATAGTCAAACAGATCCAACATAAGAAATAGCTTAATCTTTTATTAATTTTCGAGGAAAAAATAAAGCACTTCATAAACATTTTCCACAGCAGCAGGTTAAAGCTAAAGTATTGATTATTTTTTTAGAACTTAAAACTGTAGAAGATGAAAAAGCTAGCATTTACAGGTTTGTTATTAGCAGCATTTTTAACATACTCATGCGAACAACCTGAAAGAACAGAAGAAGAGACTGCGCAGGAAACGACCGAAGCCACAGGACTTGCTGAAGAAGACAGAGACTTTCTTCAAGAAACTGCTAAAGAAAAAATGTTTAACATTGAACTGGCAAGACTGGCACAAGAACGAGCCGTAACAGAAGAAGTTAGAGAATATGCCAACAATGTTCAAACAGAGCATCAGAATATACATCAGGAGTTAGCTCAATTTGCAGAACAAAGAAACGTATTTCTTCCTGACTCCTTAGACGAAGATCAAAGAGAAGACCTTAACGAACTAGCGCAAGAAGAAGGCTTTGACTTTGATGAAGAATTTATGGACCGTATGGTCGAAAGAAACAGAGACGCCGTTGACCGTTTTGAGGACAGAGCTGAAAACACTGAAGATGAACAGCTCAGACAATGGGCGCAAAACACTGTTCCTGCCTTAAGAACACAGGTAGAAACTGCTGAAAATGTTGAAGAAGCTGTAGAAAGACAAAGAGAAGCTCAGCAGGAAAGCTAATTTTTTTTGTTGATTTATTGTATTTGGTTAAAAGGGATAAAGGGCTTTATGGAGCCCTTTATTTTTTTTAGGATTACCCATTTAAGTCTCTAGGAAGTAATAAGTTTTTTTGTAGGATAAAATGCTTTAAGCTGCCTTTCTAAAATGGCGATATGTGCCATTGTTAGAAAACAAGGTGGCCATTGATGAAATTGCGTTAAGAACTTTATAAGCATGAAACGGCCAAAAAATTTGCTGTTTGAGCCCGACGCAAGGAGGGTGAGTTTCATCCCGATAGCTATCGGGATAGCGTAATGGTTATAAAGTTTAGCAAATTTCAGGGCCTTGACTTTTTTGCTTACTTTTTTTGTCTAAGAAAAAAAGTAAGGCCCTGCCGGCGAGGCAAAAAGTAACTTAGCGAGCCTAAGTAAGCTAATAACACATAAGATATCTAAGTGGGCAACCCTAATTTTTTTTATTTAATGCGTGCCAAAATCTCTGCAAGGTCATTTTCCATAGACAATATTGGCCGAAACAAATCTCCTTTTTCCTTTATCCTAGAAAAGATATTTTTCATGGTAAATTGAGCAGGCGACAACCCGGGCTTTAACTCTTCCCAGGCCAACGGTGTAGATACCGTAGCACCAGGGCGGGGCCTTACACAATAAGGTGCCGCTAAAGTCTGTCCTTTTCTGTTTTGAAGAAAATCGAGATAAATTTTATTTCGTCTTTTAGAAGGACTTCGTTCCAAGCTTGTAAACTTAGGTACCAGTTCATGTACATAGGTAGCGAGAAGATGGGCAAAATCTTTCCCCTGGTCATAATCGTATTTTGCTCCTAGTGGTATGTAAATATGCAACCCACGAGAACCTGAAGTTTTACATACCCCCTGTATGCCTCCCTGATCCAATACTTTTTTTACAGCCAAAGCAGTTTCTATCACTTGCTCAAAAGGCACATCCTGCGGATCTAAATCTATCACTATATAATCAGGATACTCCAAGCTATTTAACCTACTGCTCCAAGGGTTTATTTCTATACAGCCAAGGTTTGCCATATAAACCAAAGAAGCTACATTTTGGCAAAACATAAAATTAATTTCTCCTTGGTTGTGCTCAGAAAATATACCTTTTGTATAGATCCAATCAGGTGTAGAAGCTGGCATATTCTTTTGAAAAAAACCTTTACTATTCACCCCGTTTGGGTTTCGTTTCAAAGACTGAGGCCGGTCTATCAAATAAGGCAGAATAACTGGCGCTATATGAAAGTAATATTCCAGCAGCTCTCCTTTAGTATAACCTTCATCAGGCCAATAAACCTTTTGAAGGTTAGTTACTTTCTGCTGCTGACCATCTATCTCAACAATACCTTCATTCCCGTTTTTGAAAAGTTGCTTAAATGGCAAATCAACTTTTCCTCGCCGAGCCATAGGAGGGCGCAGTTGGGTCTTTTCTTCTGTTTTACGTTCTGCCGTTTTAAGCACTTTTGCAACAGGCTTTTCTTTTTCCATAACGACATCTTCAACCGGCTTATCCTCGCGCATGCCTAAAAAGATAGGCTGACGCAACAGTCCTTCTGAAGTCCACTCCTGAAACTTCACTTCACAAACCTTTTCAGGCACTACCCATTGCACTTTCTGATTAAGCTTGGGAACATTTTTCAAGGGTGTTGTATCTGAAAAAAGCGGTTCCAAATCTTGGTACACCTCCTTCAACAACCGTTCATCAAAACCGCCCCCTACCCTTCCAATATACCTTAAGTCATTACCTTCATACAGCCCTAACAAAAGCGCACCAAAATGTTTCCTACCACCTTTAGGTTCTGTAATACCTACTATAACAGCTTCTTGCCTACGTTGAGTTTTTATCTTAAGCCATTCACGGCTTCTAGTGCCAGTTTGGTAAACACCCGCTTTCCTTTTGGCAATAATACCTTCCAGCTCGTTTTTTTCTACCAGTTCAAAAAAACGTTTACCTTCCCGCTCTACATGCCCGTTGTATCGAATGATACCATTATCGTCAGGCAGAATTTTTTCTAATATTTTTTTTCGCTCCGATAAGGTTAATGAAGTGAGATTGTACCCCTCCAGATAAAGGATATCAAACACATAGTAAACTATATTTCCTTCTTGAGTTCTTTTATAGTTTTGTATAATATCAAACCTTGCACTTCCTTTCTCGTCAACCGCAACCACCTCACCATCAAAAACCGCTTTAACTCCCATTTTTTTCAGAGCATCTACGATTTTTGGAAAGTGATCATTAAAAGCTTTCCCATTGCGACTATATAAGTATACTTTATCATAAACCACTTCAGCTACAGCCCTATAGCCATCCCATTTTATTTCATAAAGCCATTCATCAGAATCAAAAGGCTCATCCAGCAAAGTAGCCAACATAGGCTTCACATTAGTAGGCATCGTACCTTTCAAGGAATCATCAAAAGAGTTGGTCAATTCATTTTTACCACCATACCATACCTGGCCTTCCCTTTCGGCTTCTTCCGCTATTTCATCTAATGTCCTACCGGTTTTAACAGAATAGTCCCATTCACGAATATCCTCTTCTGTAGCAAACTCATCCCTTTTCTTAATCAAAAGCCACTCATTTCCTTTTTCGCCCCGACTGCTTTTTACCAAAGCGAACTCCCCCTTAATTTTCTCGCCATAGAAGACGACCTTTAGGTTTCCATCCTCAAGCATTTGTCTGACAGTAGCCTCTGTGACAGTAGCCTCTGTCTGCTTGCGCCCATCTACTTCTTTTACAGCATAAGAACCTTCATCCCATACCATTACCGTACCTGCTCCATAGTTTCCTTTGGGGATTATACCCTCAAAATCTCGATACTCTAAGGGATGATCTTCTACCATCATTGCCAACCTTTTATCTGCTGGACGCATTGATGGCCCTTTGGGTACAGCCCAACTTACCATTACCCCATCCAGCTCTAAGCGCAAGTCATAGTGTAACCTCCTAGCGTGGTGCTTCTGAACCGTAAACTTCAATCCACCACTACTCCGCCCTTTAGCACCTGATGGTTCAGGCGTTTTAGTGAAGTCCCTTTTCTCTGCATACTTCTTCAGCGTCATAAGCCCTAGTTTTCAGTACTATTTCTTAACTTTTTTCTTAGCAGAGGTTTTACGTTTTGCAGGTGGACGATCAGTTGATTTGCCTGCTTCTAAACTCGCCCGTAACGTATCCAACAAATTATCTGCCTTAACAGAAACTTTTTCCTCTTTACGTTCTGCAACTTCTTCTCCCCTTGCTTTTGCATCAAGGATCTCACGAAGT is from Cytophagaceae bacterium ABcell3 and encodes:
- a CDS encoding DUF4142 domain-containing protein, whose protein sequence is MKKLAFTGLLLAAFLTYSCEQPERTEEETAQETTEATGLAEEDRDFLQETAKEKMFNIELARLAQERAVTEEVREYANNVQTEHQNIHQELAQFAEQRNVFLPDSLDEDQREDLNELAQEEGFDFDEEFMDRMVERNRDAVDRFEDRAENTEDEQLRQWAQNTVPALRTQVETAENVEEAVERQREAQQES
- a CDS encoding DUF3127 domain-containing protein, which encodes MEVKGTVIKLLPLQKGQGRNGEWKKQEFVIETASQYPKKVCMNLWGDKIDQFNVQEGEQITASIEIESREYNGRWYTDVRAWKIQKDSEGTPPPPPPADDFPGENASSFSGGDPDDLPF
- a CDS encoding DUF4136 domain-containing protein, which gives rise to MKKTGRWAGLIIGLFTLVSFIKGCTSIYNTYADLDAEADFAEYKSFSWIPRDSFPVYGTEYDNELVEKEINNLVNQELRARGMFEDNYDPDLYIVYYFQMEDKINTFQLPVYAYAPTARDLTPNPYTYTTHMYNNPHSNFWNFRYNNPYNPHQTPYLYDWNVPVGTPEKPYIIGQYIQEIPFTEGMLIIDIIDSNDNSLVWRGWSTGALDSPHIYKQKLPVMIRDIFTRYPVDPVGMSRK
- a CDS encoding cyclase family protein, with protein sequence MTKVVDLSKTIAYRKEDPWYMRVKIKHKSHKKGYWLVRLFLGLPAKLFPKNFVGWADDAIKHLGVHASTHIDAPWHYGPEVNGKRAKTIDEVPLDWCYGPGVVIDVSHIPDNIPVTVKDLKADLEKTGAEITPGTIVLIKTGRDKYSGTREYPEKGTGMSREATEWLIDKGVKVMGIDQWGWDLPLKFMAEKAKKSQNPELFWEGHLVGLEKEYCHMEQLVNLSALPPSGFKVAVFPLKIKGASAAPARVVAIFD
- a CDS encoding NADAR family protein codes for the protein MISDFTIEGNIFNCCEQWMMYNKAFLFGDKDKAKQILEEKRPNVQRKLGRQVRFFKEEKWLQYRYRIVFQGNYAKFTQNDKLKVYLLNTGNKKLAESSPTDLIWGIGLPEDSPYKFDESKWRGENLLGEVLMKVRECIRTGYQPFK
- a CDS encoding alpha/beta fold hydrolase, yielding MRKIGVFPVVGVLMCLVCSCMRVEDVLFEPEQTDFYQFDDYKGKTDFTLGSYFDIPEEKIHLVQMTSNLNGDEAKIYATYVGDLETISTDTVIVYCHGNHMHMDYYWPRTKLLANTGYGVLTFDYRGYGKSEGQATEEGLYADTRAVLQWLKERGLTDDRLVIYGFSLGSAPATKLSAHPQVLTPSKLILEAPFASAEAFVRDAVQLSLPASYITNLEINNADEIKKVQQPLLWMHGTEDRLLHIEAHGELVYNNHNGAFKEGYRVEGAWHQSVPIDMEFINYVYTIQGFVRRNNK
- a CDS encoding IS4 family transposase — its product is MGTNKNSDYREELTKHISHEINCKEFISRVKDGCERVFSRQRKLDIRKLIVFIMSFKSALQRDLDRFYKAMSNSDFNIREVTKSALSQSRSKLNPWAFVRLNEISVDFFYKKASYYTWHGMRTLAVDGTRLQLPNHPTVKEEFGEYMFGPKASTPRSMAMGSMLYDVLNHITLDAEIAPYASSERDLLVQHLKKVEKGDLLLLDRGYPCFWLFFLLKAKGVEFCIRLENEWWKEVESLMASPEQERIVKFRLPKKDHGKLSEYPEIISQEIDCRLIKVKLETGETEILCTSLTDLKKYDIEEFKRLYHYRWNEEECYKLLKSRLDLESFSGKTAKAVRQDFHAKVFLLTLCAAYCHPIEAKVLAEYEEEQKEQEQKEEEQKEEKGKKKRKYQQKPNKTNALANLMDMLIPIFLKRKYRKAVKAFDDIVSRTKEVVRPDRKVDRPKKIKKPHSMNYKKL
- a CDS encoding methyltransferase domain-containing protein, encoding MDQKIVNFVKKVVPHDIRIFFRKLNWKRHYILQNLFQAQKPKVYCPIAKREFKAFVRLQNELITPTNGARARQRLVWHFIENKLAILNRNAKLLHVAPEHAFYQVFKNQKNLTYVAGDKMVDGYSNQKGVQNIDLTKLSFPDNEFDFVLCNHVLEHIPDDGAAMSEIYRVLKSQGTAIITVPINESFEKTYENPSITSPKDRKEHFGQWDHVRWYAPDIKDRLEKHGFTVEMNRYGKEFSTEAFERFGFCNDIIVVAHKKP